A window from Melitaea cinxia chromosome 5, ilMelCinx1.1, whole genome shotgun sequence encodes these proteins:
- the LOC123654030 gene encoding allantoinase-like, with protein MSALYFFLLVTLLVTDISCRGLNREKKKDRQLFLSRHVVADGKEFDGGVLVDEDGIISGVYTRDTLKDLSLENDATLQVIDGGRWALMAGAVDSHVHVNEPGRTEWEGFATATKAAAVGGITTLVDMPLNSIPPTTTVENLKVKASTAKEEIFIDVAFWGGIIPGNENQLLNMIKAGVIGFKGYLIDSGIEEFPNVEETELDAILTTLNGSDIVLAFHTEAPYGDGKNCDNCDPILYSTYLASHPPEMELKAASILAKYIPKYDVRVHVVHVSAAGVIPILERIREERIKAGSTRWRGGVTAETCHHYLTFSSEQIPPGHTEFKCSPPIRNLTNKEKLWDYIRDQRLDLIASDHSPSVASLKGPNFMTAWGGISSVQFGLSLFWTEAKARGYSLSTVSHYLSSGPAHLIGMQNKKGAIRPGLDADLVFFDPNASFVVTPDIIAYKNKLSPYMYRVLNGKVMQTYLRGQLIYSNGEVSEKPQGQLLINEDVVFKL; from the exons ATGTCGGCgttatattttttccttttagtTACActtttag tgaCAGATATTTCATGTAGGGGTTTAAACCGAGAAAAAAAGAAGGACAGACAATTATTTCTCAGTCGTCATGTAGTAGCAGACGGTAAAGAATTCGATGGTGGTGTATTAGTGGACGAGGACGGAATTATCTCTGGAGTTTATACGCGAGATACTCTGAAAGATCTTTCCCTAGAAAACGATGCCACACTTCAG GTAATAGACGGAGGAAGATGGGCGTTAATGGCAGGAGCAGTGGATTCACATGTCCACGTCAATGAGCCTGGTCGTACAGAATGGGAAGGGTTTGCTACGGCTACCAAAGCCGCTGCTGTAGGCGGGATCACCACTCTTGTCGATATGCCTTT gAACTCCATCCCACCGACCACGACAGTTGAAAATTTGAAAGTAAAAGCTTCGACGGCGAAAGAGGAGATTTTCATAGACGTTGCATTTTGGGGAGGAATAATTCCTGGTAACgag aaTCAACTACTAAATATGATCAAAGCGGGAGTGATCGGTTTCAAAGGGTACCTAATTGACAGTGGAATTGAGGAGTTCCCTAATGTTGAAGAAACTGAACTTGACGCTATTCTGACAACGTTGAATGGATCTGACATTGTTTTAGCc TTCCATACCGAGGCACCCTATGGCGATGGTAAAAATTGTGATAATTGTG ATCCCATTTTGTACAGTACGTACCTTGCATCTCATCCTCCAGAAATGGAACTCAAGGCAGCGTCTATACTTGCTAAATATATTCCGAAATACGA TGTTCGTGTCCACGTTGTACACGTGTCGGCGGCAGGTGTTATACCCATATTGGAACGGATTCGAGAGGAAAGAATAAAGGCTGGCTCCACACGTTGGCGTGGTGGTGTCACAGCGGAGACCTGCCATCACTACCTAACATTTAGCTCTGAGCAAATCCCTCCTGGACACACAGAGTTCAAATGCTCACCGCCTATCAGGAATCTCACCAacaag gAAAAGCTATGGGATTACATAAGAGACCAAAGACTTGATTTAATAGCATCAGACCACTCTCCTTCAGTCGCTAGCTTAAAGGGACCCAATTTCATGACCGCTTGGGGAGGAATTTCCTCTGTTCAGTTTG GCTTATCTCTGTTCTGGACGGAAGCTAAAGCCCGTGGATACAGCCTTAGCACAGTTAGCCACTACTTGTCTTCTGGTCCAGCACATCTCATTGGCATGCAGAACAAAAAAGGAGCGATAAGACCGGGTCTTGATGCTGACCTCGTGTTCTTTGACCCTAACGCTTCGTTTGTCGTCACGCCAGATATAATTGCTTACAAAAACAag CTGAGTCCATATATGTATCGAGTGCTAAATGGTAAGGTAATGCAAACTTATCTGAGAGGTCAACTTATTTACTCGAACGGAGAAGTGTCTGAAAAACCGCAAGGACAGCTGCTTATAAATGAAGATGTAGTGTTTAAGTTATAA